A genome region from Scomber japonicus isolate fScoJap1 chromosome 15, fScoJap1.pri, whole genome shotgun sequence includes the following:
- the tap2a gene encoding antigen peptide transporter 2a — protein MADNTATIFRKVVALTSAVFVDLSLFYASGFVATYGVFGHLSRLWVSAGLRFLALTAVTLFTLGDFKPVLIRFITAHSVLPAVFETGISVLYHEESQCGLLSDARCWLMCTGASLAAALFWELTIPDSDDEAAGKEKKQKSRVLFMRVLWLYKPYYLMLFGGFVFLSLAVICEMFIPFYTGRVIDILGSNYQPNEFLSALLFMGLYSLGSSMSAGCRGGVLLCAISAFTCRMKVKLFEALTKQEIGFFETIKTGEITSRLSRDTNLMGRTVCLNVNVLLRTFIKTLGMISLMMNLSWKLTFLVLMETPITGLIQNIYDTHYQRLSLAVQDSMAQTNDSASEVVSGIRVVRSFNTEKHEARRYDNHLMETHTLKTRRDAVTAVYLLARRLTGLGMQVFILYYGRLFIRRGQMTTGNLVSFILYQSDLGDNIRTLTYIFGDMLNSVGAAGKVFELLDRKPQVNTEGKLTPDQLKGHVSFRHLTFAYPSCPQKTVLKDFSLELKPGQMTALVGPSGEGKSTCVSLLERYYEPQDGEILFDNEPLKSYEHRFLHRKIAVVSQEPVLFSGSIRHNIAYGLDECSMEEIQEAARKANAHDFIQQLEKGYDTEVGESGSQLSKSERQRIAIARALVRQPQVLILDEITSSLDAECENKVQQSLASCPNQTLLVIAHRLKTIEKADQIVVVGDGRVQERGTHQELMDMKGSYYKLREKLFTEGNSPQ, from the exons ATGGCAGACAATACAGCAACAATATTTCGTAAAGTCGTCGCTTTGACTTCAGCAGTCTTCGTCGACCTCTCTTTGTTTTACGCATCAGGATTTGTAGCCACATATGGCGTCTTCGGTCATCTTTCGCGTTTATGGGTCTCTGCGGGTCTCCGGTTCTTGGCTCTAACTGCTGTAACTCTGTTCACTCTTGGAGACTTCAAACCGGTCCTGATTCGTTTTATAACGGCGCACAGTGTGCTGCCCGCGGTGTTTGAGACCGGGATCTCGGTGCTCTACCATGAGGAGAGTCAGTGCGGCTTGTTATCTGATGCGCGCTGCTGGCTGATGTGCACCGGTGCGTCGCTGGCTGCTGCGCTGTTTTGGGAGCTCACCATCCCGGACAGCGACGATGAGGCGGCCGgtaaagagaagaagcagaagtcCAGGGTGCTTTTCATGAGAGTCCTCTGGCTGTACAAACCCTACTATTTGATGCTGTTTGGAGGGTTTGTGTTCCTTTCGCTGGCTGTTATCT GTGAGATGTTTATACCCTTCTACACCGGGAGAGTCATCGACATCCTTGGCAGTAATTACCAGCCAAATGAATTCCTGTCTGCACTCCTCTTCATGGGCCTGTACTCTCTGGGAAG cTCCATGAGTGCAGGCTGCAGAGGGGGTGTTTTACTTTGTGCCATCAGTGCCTTCACATGCAGAATGAAAGTCAAGCTGTTTGAGGCTTTGACCAAACAGGAAATTGGATTCTTTGAGACCATAAAGACAG GTGAAATCACATCCAGGTTGTCTAGAGACACCAACCTGATGGGGAGAACAGTGTGCCTGAACGTCAACGTGCTGCTGAGGACATTCATCAAGACGCTGGGCATGATTTCTCTGATGATGAACCTTTCATGGAAGCTCACATTCCTCGTGTTGATGGAGACGCCCATTACTGGCCTCATACAAAACATCTATGACACACACTACCAG CGGTTGTCCCTGGCAGTGCAAGACTCAATGGCTCAGACAAATGACTCAGCAAGTGAGGTAGTATCTGGTATTCGTGTGGTACGGAGctttaatacagaaaaacatgaagCCCGACGCTATGACAACCATTTGATGGAAACACATACCCTCAAAACCCGCCGTGACGCTGTTACAGCTGTTTACCTGCTCGCAAGGAGG ttgACAGGTTTGGGCATGCAGGTCTTCATATTGTACTATGGCAGGCTGTTCATCCGCAGAGGACAAATGACCACTGGCAACCTGGTTTCCTTCATCCTCTATCAGTCAGACCTTGGAGACAATATCAGG ACTCTCACCTACATCTTTGGTGACATGCTGAACTCAGTGGGGGCTGCTGGCAAAGTGTTTGAGTTACTGGATCGAAAGCCTCAGGTCAACACGGAGGGAAAACTCACACCTGATCAGCTGAAAGGACATGTCAGCTTCCGCCATCTTACCTTTGCCTACCCTTCATGCCCCCAAAAGACAGTGCTGAAG GACTTTTCTTTGGAGCTGAAGCCAGGTCAGATGACAGCTCTGGTGGGTCCATCTGGAGAAGGAAAAAGCACCTGTGTGAGTCTCCTGGAGCGATACTACGAGCCACAGGATGGAGAAATCCTATTTGACAATGAGCCGCTGAAATCCTATGAACACCGTTTCCTCCACAGGAAG ATCGCTGTGGTGAGCCAGGAGCCTGTGCTTTTCTCTGGCTCTATCAGACATAACATCGCCTACGGGCTTGATGAATGCTCAATGGAAGAGATCCAGGAAGCAGCACGCAAAGCCAACGCCCACGACTTTATTCAGCAACTGGAGAAAGGCTATGATACGG AGGTGGGTGAAAGTGGCAGCCAGTTGTCCAAGAGTGAGCGGCAGCGGATCGCCATCGCTCGAGCTCTGGTCAGACAGCCACAGGTCCTCATTCTGGATGAAATTACCAGCTCTCTGGACGCTGAGTGTGAAAATAAG GTTCAGCAGTCCCTGGCTAGCTGTCCCAACCAGACGCTGCTGGTGATCGCCCATCGGCTGAAGACCATTGAGAAGGCAGATCAGATTGTTGTGGTCGGTGACGGCAGAGTTCAGGAGCGAGGGACTCACCAGGAGTTGATGGACATGAAGGGGAGCTACTACAAACTGAGAGAGAAGCTCTTCACTGAGGGAAACTCGCCACAGTGA